CTAAGTGTATTTTAGATCATCAGTAACCCCAATTTCTGATGATATAAACCAAATGAATTTTAACCCCTGATATGGTGTCTAGGCTGTTTATGTTCCTATATTGCCAATTCCATTCTATTTTCTGGTTTATCTTAGATGTTATTACAATATTAATCCAAATTTTTCACTTTTCCTGTCACTCTCATGACAAATAAATGCAAGTTATTCCTTTATAACCTATATTATGATTAAATGACTTTTAAGGCCCTCTTTAGTGTGATCTCATTTTGTTTATGCAGAGTGGTCTTTTTCCCTATTCCATGGCAATTGGCATTTTTAGCATCCTCTACACAGAATTTTCTTCCCTGTATCAATCAATCCTTTTGATTCTGGTGTGCTATACCTAACTAAAACCAGCTTCCTATTAAGTCTAAATTCAGTTTTCTGTTCTTTCATGACTCCAGCCTAGATTAATCTCTATTTTCTTTGAACTCCCATCCCAAACTCTGTTATGGATTTATCATAAAAACTTGACATATATGGTTATCCTTGGACAACACGGGGATTATGGTGCCAACCCTCCTGCACAGTTGAAAGTCtgtatataacttttgactcccccagaatttaactattaatagcctactgttcaCTGGAACCCTCACTGATAATATAAATgtcaattaacatatattttctgTTACATGTATTgagtactatattcttacaataaaataagctagagaaaagaaaatgtttttcaaattgttacagatatccaaaaaattttccaacacttttattgaaaaaaacgTGCATAGAAGTGTAGACCCGTGTTGTTCAAAAGTCAActgttctgagattttttttctttaagcctgTGACTTTTGAGGCATGTTTTCTCATAATGCCCTGATGAGAGTCCtgtatcatttattcatttactgagtatataataagcatttaatgaacattttattAATTCACTGTTGTAAAGTCAGGCACTGTGGGGATGTCTTTTACTCTTTCATTCAACAAGACTTTTTAATGCTTTCTGAGAGcaattcaaagaaagcaaaaaaaatccATTACCATTTTCCAGGTGTATAAATTGTTCTCAGAAAGGCAAAGCATAgccttataaaatattttaaaatttgattagtGTGGAAGATTTGTTCAATGCCCAATAACATTGAAGTTTTGTTTAGTTAATTGTCAAAATTAATTGTTTAGGCAGCAACAGTATCTTAGAAGTTCGAGAAAATGAAGCTTAATGTTTGAAGTATACAAAGATTGGAGAAGTCATATTTTCAGCTCATGGAACAATGGCTCTATCCTAAAGAATAGCCAAGTAttagagaggatgagggggtgaggAAGGGTAAGTTATGGTGGGAAAGGAACATGAGCAAAAGATTGTAGTTACGTAGAGTCTAGAATCCTTGCAACAGAAGGTGTTTGTAGAGGAATGCATGTTTAGATACCATGAGTAAATTCATTGTATTGTGTAGTTTTTTTCACTAGGCTGACTGCCCTGGATTTTCCAGTTGGTTTTTGTTGGTTGAGGTAACACAAGGTACTACTTCCCACTGTTTGAAGTAGAGAGGAAAGAAACCAAACCCCCATACTAAGAACCAGTCTATAAAGAAATGTGTACTAATGGCTTGAGTCTATACTCAGTCAGCTCCACAGAGAAGGGTAAGTCATGGGGCAAGAGGCTAGGGCTATTGTACTGACATTCCATATGGAAGGAAACTAGGAGTGGGGAATATAACCCTATCTctctaagttttaaaaaaatggggcAGTGGATTTGGGATTTATAGGATTTTGAGGATGGGAATGAAAAATTGTGACTTCAGAAACAAAACAGCTTTCTGAGGACTACTTTGTTAGGTAAGGTTTATAGAGGATGCAAAAACAGTACTTGTCAAATACAGTTTTGACAAATGTCATATATAGAAACCCAACCATAATAAAAATGATAGCTCCAAGGCTAAGGATAACATACCTTTGAATGACCTGCTGGACATTTGTGTTCCTGGGCTTTTCTACAAGTACATGTAAGGATGAATCCCAGCTGTAGAGATTTGGAACCCTGTCTACAGATGTGTCTCAGTGGTGTTTGGTTGAGATTAGTGGACTGGAGTTACAAGAATGTTCCTTAAGGGAACTGACGTTGCACCAGGtgattaagaggaaaaaagatgtGAATGAAGAACATATAGAACTATCCTACTAGGGTAATCTAGGAATTAGGTAGTGAGGACTCTGATTCTGATCACCTCCAAACCTAGTTTCTCATCTGACATTTTCCTTTAAATCCCTTGTCTCTTGTTCCCTGCATTACCCTATCCATTAATCAGATCTCCACAATGGACTCTTTTCATTCTATGAGCTAACTGTGCACCTCTGTTGAACCTTTTTTACTTCCTTTGTACTCTATTCACTGTATCTTTTGTCTAATTTACTGTCTTTCCACAGGTCATAAGTTAAGCCATCTGTTCTCATTGTCATTCACCTGCTCCCATTTCCTCTTTGTCAGTTTTCTTCTCAAAGCTCAGGAGCAAGGCAAGTAAAAGATCTGTTTCAGAATGAGAGACTAGATTTGAAATCATCTAAGTTTCTACAACTGTTGGAAAAAATTAACTAGGAATGTTTTATTATACTCCTTTTTAGGAGCTGACTGCCCATTTGTTGATGAATCAGAGAAGCACCAGGAAAGGAAAGACaattttttgaattcagttttgttTATGTTCAATAAAATTCAGACTATGGAGAGACTTCAAGGCTATGATACGAGCACAAGTCTTCGTCctacaagaaaaaaatcatgtaaaGGGAAATCATATGGAAAGAGCTTGCAATCTATTTTAGACTTACTTAATTATAATAGATGTTATACTGGAGAAAACACTTATGAATGCAATGATTGTGGGCAAGCCTTCAAACAGAAGTTTCATTTCATTAGAcatgaaaaaaatcatacaaGAAAAAAACCCTTTGAGTTCAATGACTCTGAGAAAGCCTATAGCAGGAAGGCATACCTTGCAACTCTTCAGAAAATTCATAATAgagagagaccatttgtgtgcaGTGATTGTGGGAAAGCGTTTAAGCGTAAAGAACAACTGGTGGTCCACCAGAGacttcacactggagagaaaccttacgAATGCAGTCAGTGTGGGAAATCATTCACTTGGAATTCCTCCTTTACTCAACATGTGAAATCTCATACACTTGAGAACTCAtttgaatgtaaggaatgtgggaaaaCCTTCAGGTATAGTTCATCCCTTTATAAACATTGTAGATttcatacaggagagaaaccctatggATGTATTGTATGTGACAAAGCCTTTAGCAACACATCTGTGCTTGTTACACATCAAAGAattcatacaggagagaaaccaTATGTATGTATTGAATGTGGCAAAGCCTTCATCAAGAAGTCTCATCTTTTAAGACATCAGATAACTCATACAGGAGAAAAGCCCTACGAATGTAACAAATGTGGAAAAGCTTTTTCTCAGAAGTCACATCTTATTGTACATCAGAAAATTCATATATAATATTCACTTTATGAAAAGCCTCAAATATTAGATAAATCTTATCAAGTAGAGAATTCATAGGAATCCACCAAgttaaatgagtttggaagagtaGATTCTCAAAAAAATAATGCCAATCATGTTCTGtaagtaataataaaatttttatagaaaagaTCACAGAAAAcattgatttataaataatagAGCCTGGAGCTTGGAACATAAGCATAAATTAAGGAATCAGTAAAAACTTTACcatctgatttatttttataacattgtACAATTATGCAAATATGAGTATAAAATGTCTATATTAAATTATATCCATTAAGGGGTTTCtgtagtaaatattttttcttccagttCTAACAACATGCAAGTGAAAAAGTGATTTAATATGTAGTGTgaatttcagtaatatttttattcatttgctgGCACTTTTATTGGGTATGTCAGTGTGACTGACTCTCAGTCTCCTCTTTAATTATAAAAGTTGTCATAAAGATGTTTTCCTATGTTTCTAAAtaccaaaacaagaaataaagaaaaataccaagGGGGGAAAAGCAGTTGTATTCTATATTACCTTAAGTATTCAGTTGAAGAAAAGTAAATAAGTATGTAAGAATAAAAGATTTGCACTTCAAAtattcttgttctttttctttgctaTATCTACATAAGATGTAAGCATAGCTCAAGTAATAATTTCACTGGGTTATCTGCATTTGATTTTAATAAATTAGGGTGTCATGATACTTTGCAACATTCAGGGAGTGAGCTTTTGGGTCTTTGTTTTCTTGTAGGAAATAGATTCAGGGTTAACTCCTAGGGgtgcctggatttttttttttttttaatgtaacagcGTAAGCAGCATTAGTCAAGTTGGAAAGAGCAAGTGTCTTGGCAACTTCACTTTGGAATATGACATTTTGTAATTTCCACATATTCAAAAGGATAAACCAACCATTATTTAAGCTGTTTTTAATTGCTATCCACAATATTCCttgataatgttaaaaaaaaaactttataccTTTTCTTGAGTGATGACGAAGTTTGAACCTAAATTAAGAAGTTTAAGCTCAGTTACAACTATTGCGTAGCTTTTCTTTCAATAGCCATGttttgaagaatgatgttgaGTAATTTTCATAAATGAGTGATACTGCTTTTTTGAACAAGCACACTAGAACTTAATCTAAATCTTGTCTACTGACAAAGAATCTTCCCTTGACCAAACTAGTCAGGCTCTTGAGCCTTCTAGGCCTTCTGTTCTATGCACTTGTAAAATCTAGTTTTAGCAAGAactgccagagtccagctccagcgagtgcaggagtccctgaaggatggaTGGTGTCGGTGGCTAACTGAATGAATGAGGACACAGGtactagcaaaagctgagcctggcctttaatgaaaagtagaGTTTGTAtatatactctttgattacataaagtaaaGTACAGGCATTGATCATTTATTTGATACATAGCATGGTTACATGAGTTTGGAAAATGAGATTAAATCACTTGGCTTTGTTCCTAGTTATTGCAGTAAAAAAATCTTGCaaaggttaggtaggtgccactcttggtttctttacagatgactaAAGTTCACTATTGTTTTTATGTAGggccctcattctttcatagcTATACTCCCATTCTTCATCTCCAGTAGGAAAGAAAGAGGCTCTCTCCAAAAGGACATGATGACCTTTTGGCAGGCAGGGTCAAATTTTATGGACTGTGCCTTGGACCAATTTTCAGTAAGACTtacaatggagatttttctgatctggagtTAGGTAATGCCCTGTTCCCATTTTTTCTATAGTTTGCCAGGCTGTTCTTTGGCGGGCTAGCcaaagaatatcatttgttctctgtacccacctgTCACCATTAATCATCGAATATGCTATTTGGAGGCCATgtaggggcaggggaagggactTCGACCCAGGTAAATTTTCCATATCTTTTTCCCCATAAACTTGGGTCCAGTATTCATGGGATCTCACTTTCCCATCATTGGAGGGTAGTCACAAGGACAGTAGTGTTTTTTTCCAACTTCCTTTGGGGCTAGTACCAGAAATTTTCAAGGAGAGTTGGATATGGCCTCTTCCCTAAAGGGGAAACTTGAATTGAAACCTAAATAATCAAATTTATTAGGAGGGACATTTTGAGCAAGAGGGATATCAGGGTTACTCCTCTGGGAAGGCCACTGTGCAGTCCCATCCATCCAACTGCCCGgactgtgtcatcaggctggCTGTTCAGACAGGCTCCCGACAAAGAACCCCACTAAGTCAGTTTAACCAGAACTCCCAACCCTAGATACCTGATGAGGTCCTTCACCCTCTACCATTCTTAAGGTAATGTTTGACCACACTGGCTGTCTTCAAGAATCCTATTGGGTCCATTTAACTAGAACTCTTTGCCACTGACAgttcctcttagtaattttccatcactGACACCTCCCCCCCACCCAACTCCCTGGCTATTAATTCCCATTGTGCACGCTGTATTTGGAGTTGAGCCCAATCTTTCTCCCCCACAAATTCCACTGCAGTGGTCCTATATCTATTGCAATGGTCCTGAAGAAAATCTGCCTTGACATCTTTAACAAGTGTCACAGAatatcttctttcctttttattttttacttcaggtaatggaaaattttaaacacacacaaaagtagAATTGTATAATGAATTCCCATCAATGTACCTGTCTCCTACTTTATGAATTCCCATCAGTGTACCTGTTCTAACACATTAAAATAATCACTATAAATATTGGATTGGTATTTGAATTCctcttctaatttatttttaaacatatctCTAAGGTTCAACAGTCAAAACTAT
The sequence above is a segment of the Manis pentadactyla isolate mManPen7 chromosome 4, mManPen7.hap1, whole genome shotgun sequence genome. Coding sequences within it:
- the ZNF684 gene encoding zinc finger protein 684 isoform X3; translation: MLDNIRNLISVGDPATEAKVVFKVEQEQEPWMVEGVNPHWCHPGHKLSHLFSLSFTCSHFLFVSFLLKAQEQGADCPFVDESEKHQERKDNFLNSVLFMFNKIQTMERLQGYDTSTSLRPTRKKSCKGKSYGKSLQSILDLLNYNRCYTGENTYECNDCGQAFKQKFHFIRHEKNHTRKKPFEFNDSEKAYSRKAYLATLQKIHNRERPFVCSDCGKAFKRKEQLVVHQRLHTGEKPYECSQCGKSFTWNSSFTQHVKSHTLENSFECKECGKTFRYSSSLYKHCRFHTGEKPYGCIVCDKAFSNTSVLVTHQRIHTGEKPYVCIECGKAFIKKSHLLRHQITHTGEKPYECNKCGKAFSQKSHLIVHQKIHI
- the ZNF684 gene encoding zinc finger protein 684 isoform X1 — protein: MISFQGSVTFQDVAVDFTPEEWQLLDCDQRTLYWNVMLDNIRNLISVGDPATEAKVVFKVEQEQEPWMVEGVNPHWCHPGHKLSHLFSLSFTCSHFLFVSFLLKAQEQGADCPFVDESEKHQERKDNFLNSVLFMFNKIQTMERLQGYDTSTSLRPTRKKSCKGKSYGKSLQSILDLLNYNRCYTGENTYECNDCGQAFKQKFHFIRHEKNHTRKKPFEFNDSEKAYSRKAYLATLQKIHNRERPFVCSDCGKAFKRKEQLVVHQRLHTGEKPYECSQCGKSFTWNSSFTQHVKSHTLENSFECKECGKTFRYSSSLYKHCRFHTGEKPYGCIVCDKAFSNTSVLVTHQRIHTGEKPYVCIECGKAFIKKSHLLRHQITHTGEKPYECNKCGKAFSQKSHLIVHQKIHI
- the ZNF684 gene encoding zinc finger protein 684 isoform X2: MISFQGSVTFQDVAVDFTPEEWQLLDCDQRTLYWNVMLDNIRNLISVGDPATEAKVVFKVEQEQEPWMVEGVNPHWCHPGADCPFVDESEKHQERKDNFLNSVLFMFNKIQTMERLQGYDTSTSLRPTRKKSCKGKSYGKSLQSILDLLNYNRCYTGENTYECNDCGQAFKQKFHFIRHEKNHTRKKPFEFNDSEKAYSRKAYLATLQKIHNRERPFVCSDCGKAFKRKEQLVVHQRLHTGEKPYECSQCGKSFTWNSSFTQHVKSHTLENSFECKECGKTFRYSSSLYKHCRFHTGEKPYGCIVCDKAFSNTSVLVTHQRIHTGEKPYVCIECGKAFIKKSHLLRHQITHTGEKPYECNKCGKAFSQKSHLIVHQKIHI